A window of the Mannheimia granulomatis genome harbors these coding sequences:
- a CDS encoding LysM-like peptidoglycan-binding domain-containing protein, translating into MTQNNFRKEPVFGEPLTLTEENTVAESNQTTEHNKPYVSLHSTQSPGHTFTPIMKRPEPIEKPQAEQMAKPAKEFQFTPTSEEVEQVTSEVEETVLTSSEARIELNEKVEEEIVVKPINEGFTTERVIPNVTATAAGASVAAAAATVKTDSMLKAKMPAKTRRLLLVALLALALLVLFFLLKPSTPETVEELQSQQGSSLPIEFRPVDEAEAKRAEEQARAEQEAAAKQLQEQEQAALQTQQSVNEPQSSTPAQSEQTVNTQTPSVTEPPVAAKPVENKPVVTQPVVKPQTQGSVVYQPETKSQPKTQPKAERVTTQPQKDVAKVASKPTTEKAPLKAEVEKATISSMATKTMTVPKGVSLMQVFRDNNLNISDVNAMSKVNNVVSNLKVGERVTVRLDKNNRVVEMSIGSGGKFTRQSNGSYTFK; encoded by the coding sequence ATGACACAAAATAACTTTCGTAAAGAGCCTGTTTTCGGTGAACCTTTAACGCTTACTGAAGAGAATACAGTAGCAGAATCTAATCAAACAACTGAACATAACAAACCTTATGTTTCTTTACATTCAACTCAATCACCGGGTCATACCTTCACGCCGATTATGAAACGTCCGGAGCCGATTGAAAAACCACAAGCTGAACAAATGGCAAAACCTGCAAAAGAGTTTCAATTTACGCCAACTTCAGAGGAAGTTGAGCAAGTAACTTCAGAAGTAGAAGAAACCGTCTTAACATCAAGTGAAGCTCGTATTGAATTAAATGAAAAAGTAGAGGAAGAAATTGTGGTGAAACCTATTAACGAGGGCTTTACTACTGAACGTGTTATTCCAAATGTTACAGCGACAGCAGCAGGTGCATCAGTTGCGGCAGCGGCTGCAACGGTGAAAACAGACAGTATGCTTAAAGCGAAAATGCCTGCAAAAACACGCCGTTTATTATTGGTAGCATTATTAGCATTGGCATTATTGGTACTTTTCTTTTTATTAAAACCAAGTACACCTGAAACAGTAGAAGAACTGCAATCTCAGCAAGGTAGTAGTTTACCGATTGAGTTCCGTCCTGTGGATGAAGCAGAAGCAAAACGTGCAGAAGAACAGGCTCGAGCTGAACAAGAGGCAGCGGCGAAACAGTTGCAGGAACAAGAACAAGCTGCGCTACAAACCCAGCAAAGTGTAAATGAGCCTCAATCTTCAACTCCAGCACAAAGCGAGCAAACAGTTAATACTCAGACTCCATCTGTTACTGAGCCACCTGTTGCGGCAAAACCAGTTGAAAATAAACCTGTTGTAACTCAGCCTGTTGTTAAACCTCAAACGCAGGGGAGTGTAGTTTATCAGCCTGAAACAAAATCACAGCCTAAAACTCAGCCTAAAGCTGAACGTGTAACGACTCAACCACAGAAAGATGTTGCTAAAGTAGCTTCTAAGCCTACAACTGAAAAAGCGCCATTAAAAGCAGAAGTTGAGAAAGCTACAATTTCATCTATGGCAACTAAAACGATGACTGTGCCAAAAGGGGTATCATTAATGCAGGTGTTCCGTGATAATAATTTAAATATCTCAGACGTTAATGCTATGAGTAAAGTGAACAATGTCGTAAGTAATTTAAAAGTAGGTGAACGTGTAACTGTGCGCTTAGACAAAAATAACCGTGTAGTTGAAATGAGCATCGGCTCTGGCGGTAAATTTACACGTCAATCAAATGGTAGCTATACTTTTAAATAA
- a CDS encoding ComEA family DNA-binding protein produces the protein MKKIKAFTLSLLIGLSSHTFAQTQPITNTEQTSPTQAVEQVTNQSKITPNAVNINLASAAELQDKLVGIGEKKAQAIVDYRTKNGNFKSIEQLTEVSGIGQATLDKNRANIVLE, from the coding sequence ATGAAAAAAATAAAAGCATTTACCTTAAGCTTATTAATCGGTTTATCCAGCCATACTTTCGCCCAAACCCAACCTATAACAAATACGGAACAAACATCGCCTACTCAAGCTGTGGAACAAGTTACAAACCAAAGTAAAATCACCCCCAATGCGGTTAACATTAACCTAGCGAGTGCAGCCGAACTACAAGATAAATTAGTTGGTATAGGTGAGAAAAAAGCACAAGCGATTGTAGATTACCGCACTAAAAACGGTAATTTTAAAAGCATAGAACAACTTACTGAAGTCTCAGGAATTGGACAAGCAACCTTAGACAAAAATCGCGCTAATATTGTTTTAGAATAA
- the asd gene encoding archaetidylserine decarboxylase (Phosphatidylserine decarboxylase is synthesized as a single chain precursor. Generation of the pyruvoyl active site from a Ser is coupled to cleavage of a Gly-Ser bond between the larger (beta) and smaller (alpha chains). It is an integral membrane protein.), producing the protein MQLKSYPTPTYLQRVKIALHYLLPQLVITRAAGWLAEQKWGSVTHFIIKLFAKQYNVNLSEAAKTEASDYSTFNEFFIRELKENARPINADTNTLCLPADGKVSESGDISNNRLLQAKGHFFTLETLLANDLEMAGKFQDGTFITTYLSPSDYHRVHMPCDATLRKMIYVPGELFSVNPFLAEHVPNLFARNERVICEFDTAFGPMVQILVGATVTASMSTTWAGVINPPRTNEVIVWNYENEGEKAIHLKKGDEMGAFRLGSTVINLFPKRKVALKPELTAGAKTRMGETLGQLI; encoded by the coding sequence ATGCAATTAAAATCATACCCGACTCCAACTTATTTACAAAGAGTAAAAATCGCTCTGCACTATTTACTACCGCAACTTGTTATTACCCGTGCAGCAGGTTGGTTAGCTGAACAAAAATGGGGATCTGTCACCCACTTTATCATTAAATTATTTGCAAAACAGTATAACGTAAATTTATCTGAAGCAGCAAAAACTGAAGCTTCTGATTATTCCACTTTCAATGAATTTTTTATCCGTGAGCTAAAAGAAAATGCTCGCCCAATTAATGCAGACACTAATACGCTTTGCTTACCGGCAGACGGTAAAGTCAGTGAATCAGGTGATATTTCTAATAATCGCTTATTACAGGCTAAAGGGCATTTCTTTACCTTAGAAACGTTATTAGCTAATGATCTAGAAATGGCAGGAAAATTCCAAGACGGTACATTTATTACCACTTATTTATCACCAAGCGATTACCACCGTGTACATATGCCGTGTGATGCAACATTACGTAAAATGATTTATGTACCAGGTGAATTATTTTCGGTAAATCCGTTTTTAGCCGAACATGTGCCAAATCTGTTTGCCCGTAATGAGCGAGTTATCTGTGAATTCGATACAGCATTCGGACCAATGGTACAAATTTTGGTAGGTGCAACAGTAACGGCAAGTATGAGCACCACTTGGGCAGGCGTAATTAATCCACCTCGCACAAATGAAGTGATCGTTTGGAACTACGAAAACGAAGGTGAGAAAGCAATCCATCTGAAAAAAGGTGATGAAATGGGCGCTTTCCGCTTAGGCTCAACTGTTATTAACCTATTCCCGAAAAGAAAAGTGGCCTTAAAACCTGAATTAACAGCAGGTGCGAAAACCCGAATGGGTGAGACTTTAGGACAACTGATCTAA
- the gshAB gene encoding bifunctional glutamate--cysteine ligase GshA/glutathione synthetase GshB, which yields MKLQQIIRENHLALLFQQGCFGLEKESQRIDIKGNIVTTPHPAIFGNRSYHPYIQTDFAESQLELITPPNAKLEDTFRWLSAIHEVVLRSLPEDEYIFPLSMPAGLPPEDLIQEAQLDNPADVKYREHLSANYGKYKQMVSGIHYNFQLSVEFVEKAFALQTEYQDLKTFQNALYMKLTNNFLRYQWILLYLLSATPTVESQYFYGKSPLAEGQLVRSLRSSPYGYVNSPDVVVNHDSLESYVESLEAQVEKGLLIAEKEFYSNVRLRGGKKARDLLENGVKYAEFRLFDLNPFSPYGITLEDAKFIHYFLLGMLWLDETSGQKEVEIGKQKLYQVALEDPRTETAFRAEGETILTQILVMLNELNTKEELKDLVREKLSQFADPRKTLNGRLITAIEQFGSYKALGAKLAQDYKAQAFERFYALSAFDNMELSTQALFFDLIQQGINVELLDENDQFLALQFGNHLEYVKNGNMTSHDQYISPLIMENKVVTKKVLAKAGFNVPKSVEFTTIEQAIAHYPLFEGKAVVIKPKSTNYGLGITIFQQAVKNREDFAKAIEIAFREDKEVMVEDYLIGTEYRFFVLGDETLAVLLRVPANVIGDGIHSVKELVEMKNTDPLRGDGSRTPLKKIALGEIEQLQLKEQGLTIDSIPAKDQVVQLRANSNISTGGDSIDMTDQMHESYKQLAVGIAHAMGAKVCGVDLIIQDLTQPAQPNLDSWGVIEANFNPMMMMHIFPYQGKSRRLTKAIINMLFPEIRS from the coding sequence ATGAAATTACAACAAATTATCCGGGAAAATCATTTAGCACTACTGTTTCAACAGGGTTGTTTTGGTTTGGAAAAAGAGAGCCAACGTATTGATATTAAAGGCAATATCGTCACTACCCCACATCCAGCTATTTTTGGTAATCGCTCATATCATCCTTATATCCAAACTGATTTTGCTGAAAGTCAATTAGAGTTAATCACACCACCCAATGCGAAATTGGAAGATACTTTTCGCTGGCTTTCTGCCATTCACGAAGTGGTTTTACGATCTTTGCCTGAAGATGAATACATCTTCCCATTGAGCATGCCTGCCGGCTTACCACCGGAAGATCTGATTCAAGAAGCACAGCTCGATAATCCAGCGGATGTTAAATATCGAGAGCATCTATCTGCCAATTACGGTAAGTATAAACAAATGGTCAGCGGCATACATTATAATTTCCAACTTTCTGTTGAATTTGTAGAAAAAGCCTTTGCTTTGCAAACCGAATATCAAGATTTAAAAACCTTCCAAAACGCACTTTATATGAAGCTTACTAATAACTTCTTGCGTTATCAGTGGATCTTGCTTTACTTACTTTCTGCTACACCGACAGTGGAATCGCAATATTTTTACGGAAAATCACCGCTTGCGGAGGGGCAATTAGTTCGTAGTTTGCGTTCTAGCCCTTATGGTTATGTCAATTCGCCAGATGTAGTAGTCAATCACGATAGCTTGGAAAGCTACGTTGAAAGCCTTGAAGCTCAAGTTGAAAAAGGTTTATTAATTGCAGAGAAAGAATTCTATTCAAACGTGCGTTTACGTGGTGGCAAAAAAGCACGTGATTTACTAGAAAATGGTGTGAAATACGCTGAATTCCGTTTATTTGACTTAAACCCATTTTCACCTTACGGCATAACACTAGAGGATGCAAAATTTATCCACTATTTCTTACTTGGAATGCTTTGGCTGGACGAAACAAGCGGTCAAAAAGAGGTAGAAATCGGCAAACAGAAACTTTACCAAGTCGCATTGGAAGATCCTCGTACGGAAACTGCTTTCCGAGCTGAAGGAGAAACGATCTTAACGCAAATCTTAGTAATGCTGAACGAATTAAATACCAAAGAGGAACTGAAGGATCTCGTGCGTGAAAAATTATCCCAATTTGCCGATCCTCGCAAAACACTTAATGGACGTTTAATTACGGCTATTGAGCAATTTGGCAGCTATAAAGCTTTAGGTGCAAAATTAGCCCAAGATTATAAAGCACAAGCCTTTGAGCGTTTTTATGCTTTATCTGCATTTGACAATATGGAACTTTCCACCCAAGCGCTATTTTTTGATTTAATTCAACAAGGTATTAATGTCGAATTATTAGACGAAAACGACCAATTCCTTGCCCTTCAATTTGGCAATCATTTGGAATATGTGAAAAACGGCAATATGACCAGTCACGATCAATATATTTCGCCGTTGATTATGGAAAACAAAGTCGTCACTAAAAAAGTATTGGCAAAAGCCGGATTTAATGTGCCGAAAAGTGTGGAATTTACCACAATTGAACAAGCTATTGCTCACTATCCGCTTTTTGAAGGCAAAGCAGTGGTAATTAAGCCAAAATCCACTAACTATGGTTTGGGCATCACTATTTTCCAACAAGCGGTTAAAAATCGAGAAGATTTTGCAAAAGCTATTGAAATTGCCTTCCGTGAAGATAAAGAAGTGATGGTAGAAGATTATTTAATCGGTACCGAGTATCGCTTTTTTGTCTTAGGTGATGAAACCTTAGCAGTCCTGCTACGAGTGCCTGCAAACGTCATTGGTGACGGTATTCACAGCGTGAAGGAATTAGTAGAAATGAAAAATACTGATCCTCTACGCGGCGATGGTTCTCGCACCCCGCTTAAGAAAATTGCCTTAGGTGAAATTGAGCAACTACAGCTCAAAGAACAAGGCTTAACCATCGATTCTATACCGGCAAAAGATCAGGTAGTACAGCTAAGGGCTAACTCAAATATCAGTACCGGTGGAGATTCTATTGACATGACTGACCAAATGCACGAGAGCTATAAACAACTTGCTGTCGGCATTGCTCATGCAATGGGAGCTAAAGTGTGTGGAGTGGATTTAATCATTCAAGATCTCACCCAGCCTGCACAGCCTAACCTTGACTCTTGGGGTGTGATCGAAGCAAACTTCAATCCAATGATGATGATGCATATTTTCCCCTATCAAGGAAAATCTCGCCGCTTAACTAAAGCAATTATTAATATGCTGTTTCCGGAAATTAGATCTTAG
- the manX gene encoding PTS mannose transporter subunit IIAB, with translation MSIAIIVATHGVAAEQLLKTTEMLIGEQENVAYIDFVPGENAETIMGKYQALIEGPLSNCDQVLFLVDMWGGSPFNAANRFQDGKTGMDVVAGVNIPMLVNTCMARDDVESLEELVEVALEAGSTGIRSLNHQPEVATPPEPTPAQETVAPQPEIIDDGRRMTIALARIDDRLIHGQVATVWTKESKVSRIIVVNDGVAKDSVRTTMLKSVAPLGVTAHVVDVAKMIRVYNNPEYANDRVMLLFTNPTDALALIEGGIPLSSINVGGISHKEGKKMVSHAVAVDQQDISAFKAIDAKGVELEVRKVSSDSRQYMMDLLKKHNLI, from the coding sequence ATGAGCATTGCTATTATTGTAGCGACCCATGGTGTTGCTGCAGAACAACTTCTCAAAACCACTGAGATGTTAATCGGGGAACAAGAAAATGTAGCCTACATTGATTTTGTTCCCGGCGAAAATGCAGAAACTATAATGGGTAAATATCAAGCCCTTATTGAAGGTCCATTATCAAACTGCGATCAAGTACTGTTTTTAGTGGATATGTGGGGCGGTAGTCCATTTAATGCCGCAAACCGTTTCCAAGACGGAAAAACTGGTATGGATGTTGTTGCAGGTGTTAACATTCCAATGTTAGTCAACACTTGTATGGCCCGCGATGATGTTGAATCTCTAGAAGAATTAGTTGAGGTAGCATTAGAAGCCGGCTCAACAGGCATCCGCTCTCTTAATCACCAACCTGAAGTAGCCACTCCTCCTGAGCCTACACCTGCCCAAGAAACAGTAGCACCACAACCTGAAATTATTGATGATGGCCGCCGTATGACGATTGCTCTTGCTCGAATTGATGATCGCCTTATCCATGGACAAGTTGCGACAGTTTGGACGAAAGAAAGCAAAGTTAGCCGTATTATTGTCGTCAATGATGGGGTAGCAAAAGATAGTGTCCGTACTACCATGCTAAAAAGCGTTGCACCACTTGGTGTTACTGCCCACGTAGTGGATGTAGCTAAAATGATTCGAGTGTACAACAACCCTGAGTATGCTAACGACCGTGTAATGCTTTTATTTACCAATCCAACTGATGCATTAGCTCTCATAGAGGGTGGAATTCCACTTAGTAGTATTAATGTTGGCGGTATCTCCCATAAAGAAGGGAAAAAAATGGTCAGCCACGCTGTCGCAGTAGATCAACAAGATATTAGTGCATTTAAAGCAATTGATGCTAAAGGTGTTGAATTAGAGGTACGTAAAGTATCAAGCGATAGCCGTCAATATATGATGGATTTATTGAAAAAACATAACTTAATTTAA
- a CDS encoding PTS mannose/fructose/sorbose transporter subunit IIC — MELSALQIVLLFLVACISGMGSILDEWQTHRPLIACTMIGLVLGDVTTGVIVGGSLELLALGWMNIGAAVAPDAALASIVSTILVIVGRQDISTGIAIAIPLAAAGQVLTYVVRAITVGFQHAADKSIEDGNLSRLDWLHRGALLLQAMRIAIPALIVALTAGTDAVQTMLNAIPEVVTTGLKIAGGFIAVVGYAMVINMMRAGHLMPFFFAGFVIAGFTDFNLVALGVLGTVTAMIYIHMHPKYNKSQQVVVAATQKNDLDNRLD, encoded by the coding sequence ATGGAACTCTCAGCATTACAAATTGTGCTTTTATTCCTCGTTGCCTGTATCTCCGGTATGGGTTCAATTCTTGATGAGTGGCAAACTCACCGCCCACTTATTGCTTGTACAATGATTGGGTTGGTATTAGGTGATGTAACAACCGGTGTTATTGTCGGTGGCTCATTAGAACTATTGGCACTAGGCTGGATGAATATCGGGGCTGCTGTTGCACCAGACGCCGCATTAGCTTCAATTGTATCGACTATTTTAGTGATTGTTGGCCGCCAAGATATCTCAACCGGTATTGCGATTGCTATTCCCCTTGCCGCGGCAGGTCAAGTATTAACCTATGTAGTACGTGCAATTACCGTTGGTTTCCAACACGCCGCCGATAAATCTATCGAAGACGGTAACTTAAGCCGACTAGACTGGTTACATCGTGGAGCATTATTACTACAAGCAATGCGTATCGCAATCCCGGCTTTAATCGTAGCATTAACGGCAGGTACTGATGCAGTACAAACGATGTTAAATGCAATTCCGGAAGTCGTAACAACCGGTCTTAAAATTGCAGGTGGATTTATTGCAGTAGTAGGTTATGCAATGGTTATTAATATGATGCGTGCAGGCCACTTAATGCCATTCTTCTTTGCAGGTTTTGTGATTGCAGGTTTTACCGATTTCAACCTTGTTGCTCTTGGTGTGCTAGGTACAGTAACAGCGATGATTTACATCCACATGCATCCAAAATACAACAAAAGTCAACAAGTTGTGGTAGCCGCGACCCAGAAAAATGATTTAGACAACCGCTTAGACTAA
- a CDS encoding PTS mannose transporter subunit IID, producing the protein MTTEIKKVTKSDLNAVVRRSNLFQGSWNFERMQALGFAYAMVPVIKRLYPDPNDPGRKAAIKRHSEFFNTQPFVGAPILGVTIAMEEERANGKEIDDAAINGIKVGLMGPLAGVGDPIFWGTVRPVFAALGAGLALNGNILGPILFFVLFNLVRLASRYYGVVYGYKKGLDVVQDMSGGLLQKLTEGASILGLFIMGALVQKWTSINVPLVLSTIQKQDGTTEITTVQSILDSLMPGLLPLLLTFACMWLLRNRVNAIWIILGFFVIGILGAATGALS; encoded by the coding sequence ATGACAACTGAAATCAAAAAAGTAACAAAAAGCGATTTGAATGCTGTTGTACGTCGTTCAAATTTATTCCAAGGTTCATGGAACTTCGAACGTATGCAGGCGTTAGGCTTTGCTTACGCTATGGTACCTGTAATCAAACGCTTATACCCTGATCCGAACGACCCAGGTCGTAAAGCTGCTATTAAACGTCATTCTGAATTTTTCAATACCCAGCCATTTGTAGGGGCGCCGATTTTAGGTGTAACCATTGCAATGGAAGAAGAACGTGCCAATGGTAAAGAAATTGATGATGCTGCTATCAATGGTATTAAAGTAGGTTTAATGGGACCGCTTGCAGGGGTAGGTGATCCAATTTTCTGGGGAACAGTTCGCCCGGTATTTGCAGCCTTAGGTGCAGGTCTCGCATTAAATGGTAATATTTTAGGACCGATTCTCTTCTTCGTATTATTCAATCTTGTTCGCTTGGCGAGCCGTTACTATGGTGTTGTTTACGGCTATAAAAAAGGCTTAGATGTCGTTCAAGATATGAGTGGCGGACTTCTGCAGAAATTAACCGAAGGAGCATCGATCTTAGGTCTGTTTATTATGGGGGCTTTAGTACAAAAATGGACAAGCATTAACGTGCCACTCGTACTTTCTACCATTCAGAAACAAGACGGCACAACGGAAATTACAACTGTACAGAGCATCTTAGATAGCTTAATGCCGGGCTTGTTACCATTACTATTAACATTTGCGTGTATGTGGTTATTACGTAATCGTGTCAATGCAATTTGGATTATCTTAGGATTCTTTGTAATTGGAATTTTAGGTGCAGCAACAGGCGCACTCTCTTAA
- the tpiA gene encoding triose-phosphate isomerase, whose protein sequence is MARRPLVMGNWKLNGDKAFTKTLIADLKAELHGVEGCDVAIAPPVMYLAHAEAALAGCGCGCNDKGLIALGSQNVDVNVKGAFTGDISPEMLKEFGAKYIIIGHSERRTYHKESDEFIAQKFKVLKDAGLVPVLCIGESEAENEAGKTEEVCARQIDAVIDALGVEAFNGAVIAYEPIWAIGTGKSATPAQAQAVHAFIRGHIAEKSQAVADQVIIQYGGSVNDANAAELFTQPDIDGALVGGASLKAPAFAVIVKAAAQAKA, encoded by the coding sequence ATGGCACGTCGTCCACTTGTAATGGGTAACTGGAAATTAAATGGTGATAAAGCATTCACTAAAACGTTAATTGCAGATTTAAAAGCAGAATTACATGGCGTTGAGGGCTGTGATGTCGCAATTGCACCACCGGTGATGTATTTAGCTCATGCAGAGGCTGCACTTGCAGGTTGTGGCTGTGGTTGTAATGATAAAGGCTTGATCGCTTTAGGCTCACAAAACGTTGATGTGAATGTAAAAGGCGCATTCACCGGTGATATTTCACCGGAAATGTTAAAAGAGTTTGGGGCGAAATATATCATTATCGGTCACTCAGAGCGCCGTACTTACCACAAAGAAAGCGATGAGTTTATTGCACAAAAATTCAAAGTATTAAAAGATGCGGGTTTAGTGCCGGTGTTATGTATCGGTGAATCTGAAGCAGAAAATGAAGCTGGCAAAACAGAAGAAGTGTGCGCTCGCCAAATTGATGCAGTAATCGATGCGTTAGGTGTCGAAGCATTTAACGGTGCGGTGATTGCGTATGAGCCAATCTGGGCAATCGGTACCGGAAAATCAGCGACTCCGGCGCAGGCGCAAGCAGTTCACGCATTTATTCGTGGTCATATTGCTGAGAAATCTCAAGCGGTGGCGGATCAAGTGATTATTCAATACGGTGGTTCGGTAAATGATGCAAATGCTGCAGAGTTATTTACCCAACCGGATATTGACGGTGCATTAGTAGGCGGTGCTTCGTTAAAAGCGCCTGCATTTGCTGTGATTGTGAAAGCGGCAGCTCAAGCTAAGGCGTAA
- the truD gene encoding tRNA pseudouridine(13) synthase TruD: MQLNYLYSAPQVRGRLKTEFTDFIVREELGYDLAGEGEFVIVKIRKTNANTLFVGEKLAKFVGISEREMSYAGLKDRHAVTEQWFCLHLAGKETPDFSTFECEGVEILEITRHNRKIRVGSLAGNHFELLLRDVKENEDLTSRLHQLQAVGFPNYFTEQRFGRDGHNLTQALRWAKGEITVKDRKKRSFYLSAARSEVFNLVVSQRIADGLMNKVLENDYVQLAGSNSFFCVQKEEVEETQLRLTQNDVLLSAPLIGEKSLEAVANPTEKQIIEQHATLVELMKKERMNTARRAMLCKPKNLTWQFKQEGLRLTFFLESGSYATGLVRELIQLAEENDQ; the protein is encoded by the coding sequence ATGCAACTGAATTATTTATACTCTGCCCCGCAGGTACGAGGGCGTTTAAAAACAGAATTCACAGATTTTATCGTACGTGAAGAATTAGGCTATGATTTAGCCGGTGAGGGTGAATTTGTTATAGTGAAAATCCGTAAAACCAATGCCAATACTCTTTTCGTAGGTGAAAAATTAGCAAAGTTCGTCGGAATTTCAGAAAGAGAGATGAGCTACGCCGGCCTTAAAGACCGCCATGCAGTAACAGAACAATGGTTCTGCTTACATTTAGCTGGCAAAGAAACGCCGGATTTTTCTACTTTTGAATGCGAAGGCGTGGAAATTTTAGAAATCACCCGCCATAACCGAAAAATTCGTGTTGGCTCACTTGCCGGCAACCATTTTGAGTTACTTCTACGCGATGTAAAAGAAAATGAAGATTTAACCTCACGTTTACACCAATTACAAGCGGTCGGATTTCCTAATTATTTTACCGAACAACGTTTCGGGCGAGACGGGCATAATTTAACTCAAGCTTTACGCTGGGCAAAGGGTGAAATTACAGTAAAAGATCGTAAAAAACGCAGTTTTTATCTCTCTGCAGCCCGTAGCGAGGTCTTTAATTTAGTGGTCTCACAACGTATTGCCGATGGTTTAATGAATAAAGTGTTGGAAAATGACTATGTGCAGTTAGCCGGTTCAAACAGCTTTTTCTGCGTTCAAAAGGAAGAGGTTGAAGAAACCCAGTTGCGTTTAACTCAAAATGATGTGCTACTAAGCGCGCCACTGATTGGAGAAAAATCTCTGGAGGCGGTAGCAAATCCGACAGAAAAACAGATTATCGAACAACATGCTACTCTCGTGGAATTGATGAAAAAAGAGCGAATGAATACTGCTCGCCGCGCAATGTTATGCAAACCGAAAAATTTAACATGGCAATTTAAACAAGAAGGCTTACGCCTAACATTCTTTTTAGAATCAGGCAGCTATGCCACAGGGCTGGTAAGAGAGTTAATTCAATTAGCCGAAGAAAACGATCAATAG
- the surE gene encoding 5'/3'-nucleotidase SurE, producing MRILISNDDGFHAVGIQTLAKTLREAGHIVTIIAPDRNRSAASSCLTLVDPLRVHRFDEYNYAVIAGTPADCVHLALNGLFKGKEKFDLVVSGINHGANLGDDVVYSGTVAAALEGRNLPLPSIAVSLVGRQHSSFLDGENHFETAALVVLDLLEKMKTQVFPSNHVLNVNVPNLPYSELKGTMITRLGERSPAAEIVKQKDPRNADVYWIGVTGAPLDESYGTDFYALNRDCVSITPIQVDMTAHKTIATLKGIFNETV from the coding sequence ATGCGAATTTTAATTAGTAATGATGACGGCTTTCACGCGGTCGGCATCCAAACCTTAGCCAAAACATTACGTGAAGCCGGGCATATAGTGACCATCATTGCTCCGGATCGCAACCGTAGTGCAGCCTCAAGCTGTTTAACCTTGGTTGATCCTTTACGTGTGCACCGTTTTGATGAATATAACTATGCGGTTATCGCCGGCACTCCGGCAGACTGTGTCCATTTAGCCCTAAATGGATTATTTAAGGGTAAAGAAAAATTTGATTTAGTGGTTTCAGGTATTAATCATGGTGCAAATTTAGGCGATGATGTTGTCTATTCCGGCACAGTCGCAGCTGCATTAGAAGGTCGAAACTTGCCACTTCCAAGCATTGCTGTATCTCTCGTTGGTCGCCAACACTCTTCATTTTTAGATGGAGAAAATCATTTTGAGACAGCAGCTTTGGTTGTATTAGATTTATTGGAAAAAATGAAAACGCAAGTTTTCCCATCTAACCATGTGCTAAACGTAAACGTTCCGAATTTGCCTTATTCAGAATTAAAAGGCACTATGATTACCCGCTTAGGTGAGCGTTCACCAGCAGCAGAAATTGTGAAGCAAAAAGATCCCCGCAATGCTGATGTTTACTGGATTGGTGTAACAGGTGCGCCTTTAGATGAGAGCTACGGCACTGATTTTTATGCATTAAATCGCGATTGTGTGTCTATTACTCCAATCCAAGTAGATATGACAGCCCATAAAACGATTGCAACTTTAAAAGGCATTTTTAATGAAACTGTTTGA